The genomic window GCTCCGTCCCGTGAGATGATAAAAACTTTCCCGTCTTTGTACAAATCTGGTCCTCTGGCGACATTATACTGTAATTTTTGATTTAAGACAGCGGGCAATACAAAAAGGAGAGGCCGGAGCCTCTCCTTGATATATCGCCTATTTGAGAGAAGTTAGAACTCTCTCGGCTGCGCGTTGTAGTGCGTGTGGAGAAGGTGATGCGCCTTCTCTCCGAGCGGTTTGCCAAGCCACTTCTCGTAAAGGGCGGCAATGTCGGGGTTCTTGTGCGACTGACGCAGCGCCTTGGCTTCGTCGACGCTGTAAAGAGCCGCCGTACGCGCGGCGCGGATCTCCGCGTTGACCGGCTGTGGCTGTCCGCCGCCGCCAATGCAGCCGCCGGGGCAGGCCATGACTTCAATGAAGTGATAGTCGGCCTTGCCAGCGCGGACCTTGTCCATGAGGATCTTCGCATTTTTCAGCGTATGGGCGACCGCGAGCTTGACGTTGACCTTTTCGCCGTTGACCGGCACTTCGATCGTCGCCTCTTTGATGCCGTCCATGCCGCGCACAGGCTGGAAAGCGATTCCGGGGATGTCCTCTCCGTTGTTGAGCACGGCGTAGACGGTACGCAGAGTCGCCTCCATAACGCCACCCGTAACGCCGAAGATGGCGGCGGCACCGGTCGAAGAACCGAGCGGGCTGTCATATTCCTCTTCGGGGAGGTTCTTGAAGTCAATGCCGGCGTTCTTGATCATACGCGCGAGTTCGCGGGTCGTGAGAACGGTGTCAACATCGGGAATTCCGGGATTGCTCTGGAGCTGCGGGCGCACGCATTCGGCCTTCTTAGCGGTGCAGGGCATGATCGAGACGCTGTAGATGTCTTCAACGGCGATACCCTGCGTCTCAGGCCAGTAGGTCTTGGCCAGAGCGCCGAACATTCCCTGCGGCGATTTCGCCGTCGAGAGGTGCGGCAGAAGGTCGGGATACTTGATCTCGATGAAGTTTATCCAGCCGGGCGAGCAGGAGGTGATCATCGGCAGTACGCCGCCGTTGACGACGCGGTCGAGGAACTCGTGTCCCTCTTCCATGATCGTAAGGTCGGCGGAGAAGTCGGTGTCAAATACCTTGTCGAATCCCAGCCTGCGCAGCACGGCGACCATTTTGCCGGTGACGACTTCGCCGGCGGGCAGTCCCAGCGCTTCGCCGAGGGCGACTCGCGTCGCGGGAGCCGTCTGCACGATCGTATATTTCTTGGGATCGGCGAGGGCGGTGAATACCTTTTCGGTATCGTCGCGCTCACAGATGGCAGCCGTCGGGCAGACCGCGGCGCACTGTCCGCAGTAGGTGCAGGCGACCTGGTCGAGTCCGAGTCCGAAGGCCGGTTCGACGATGGTCTTGAAGCCGCGGTTCACGAAGGCGTAGACGTCGAGGCCCTGACGCTCGTGGCAGGCTCTGATGCAGCGGCCGCAGAGGATACACTTGTTGGGGTCGCGCACAAGGCTCGGGTTGCTCTCATCTTTTTCAGCGGAGCGCGTAGCGCCGGTATAGGGCACTTCGCGGATGCCAAGGTCGGCGGCCGTCTGCTGAAGTTCGCAGTCCTGGTTCTTCTGGCAGAAGAGGCAGTCCTGCGGATGGTTCGCGAGAAGGAGCTCGACGACCGCTTTGCGGGTCTCGCGTACCTTCGGAGTGTTCGTATATACTACCATACCGTCCGCTACGGGATAGACGCAGGCTGCGCCGAGTCCGCGGCCGCCGACTATCTCAACTACACAGACGCGGCAGGCGCCCTCTTTGGAAAGCTCCGGGTGATAGCAGAGCTGAGGAATGCGGATTCCGGCTTTGGCAGCGGCTTCGATCACGGTAAAATCGGATGGCACCTCTACTGTTATGCCGTCTATTGTAACCTTAACAAGTTCCATATTCTTTTTACTCCCCTTCCATTAGCCGAAATTAGCCGCGCACGATCGCTTTGAACGGGCACTTCGTCAGGCATGCGCCGCACTTGATGCACTTGGCCGCATCGATGACATACTTCTGTTTCGGTTCGCCGCTGATCGCATTGACCGGGCAGTTCTTCGCGCAGAGGCTGCAGCCTTTGCATGCGTCGGTGATCTTGTAGGTCAGCAGGTGGTGGCAGGCGCCGGCCGGGCATCTCTTCTCCTTGATGTGCGCCTCATATTCGTCTCTGAAGTAGCGCAGCGTGGAGAGGATGGGGTTCGGGGCCGTCTGACCGAGGGCGCAGAGCGCTCCGGCCTTGATGAAGGCGGCGAGTTTTTCCAGCTTCTCGATATCTCCGTCTTCGCCTCTGCCGTCCGTGATCTTTTCGAGCATTTCAAGCATGTGTTTGGTACCCTCGCGGCAGGGCGTGCACTTACCGCAGGATTCTGACTGCGTGAAGTTGAGGAAGAACTTCGCGACGTCGACCATGCAGGTCTCCTCGTCCATAACGACGAGTCCGCCCGAGCCCATCATCGCGCCCGCGGCGATGAGCGAATCATAGTCGACCGGGGTGTCGAGAAGCTGCTCGGGGATACATCCGCCGGAGGGACCGCCGATCTGGATGGCCTTGAACTTCTTGCCGCCGATGATGCCGCCGCCGATGTCAAAGATGATCTCACGCATCGTAATACCCATCGGAACCTCCGCGAGTCCGGTGTTGTTGATCTTACCGGTCAGCGCGAATACCTTGGTTCCTTTGGACTTCTCGGTTCCCAGCTTCGCGTATTCCTCCGCTCCGACGCGGAAGATGTAGGGGACGTTGGCAAATGTTTCAACGTTGTTTATGTTAGAAGGCTTTTCCCAGAGCCCCTTCACAGCGGGGAACGGCGGGCGGGGACGCGGCATGCCGCGCTTGCCTTCGATGGAGGCCATCAGGGCCGTCTCTTCGCCGCAGACGAACGCTCCGGCGCCCTCTTTGATATGGATGGTGCAGTTAAAATCCGTACCGAGGATATTCTTGCCGAGCAGTCCGGCCTCTTCGGCTTGGGCGATAGCCTGCTTCAGGCGCTTGATCGCGAGCGGATATTCGGCGCGGCAATAGATATAGCCTTCGTCGGCTCCGATCGCGTAGGCGCCGATGATCATACCTTCGAGTATCGCGTGCGGGTCGCCCTCAAGCAGCGAGCGGTCCATAAACGCGCCGGGGTCGCCCTCGTCCGCGTTGCAGATGATGTACTTCTTGGGTCCGGGCGACTTCTGGCAGAAGCCCCACTTCATGCCGGTGGGGAAACCGCCGCCGCCGCGGCCGCGGAGACCGGTCTTTTTCATCTCTTCGACGACCTGCTCCGGCGTCATCGTGAGAAGAACCTTCGCGAGCCCTTCATAACCGTCGGCGCCGATGTATTCCTCAAGCGAATCGGGGTTGATGTGGCCGCAGTTCTTAAGCACGAGACGGTGCTGCTTCTTGTAGAAATCAATGTCGGCATAGTCGGGAACGCTCTGCGCCGTGAGCGGCTCCTTGAAGAGGAGGCGGCCGACGATGCGTCCTTTGATGAGATGCTCTGAAACGATCTCGGGAACGTCAGATTCCTGAACGTGCGTGTAGAAGGTTCCTTCGGGATAGATGATGACCAGCGGACCCTGCTCGCAGAATCCCTGACAGCCCGTTTCGACTATCTTTACCTCTTTATCAAGGCTGTTGGCCTTGAGTTCCTCTTCAAGCTTTGCGATTACCTTTTTTGAACCGGAGGAGACGCAGCCCGTTCCGGTGCAGACCAGTACGTGAGCTCTTACGAGAGCCATTTAAAATTCCTCCCTTCGACCTATGCTTCTTTGTTGGGGATCTTGGCTACGACAAGATCCTCGACGACGACGCCGTTGATGAGATGGTCCGCGATGATACGCGGGACATCCGTCGGGCTGACAGGGCCGTAGGTGACTCTGTCTTCGCCGGGGCGCACTATGTCGAGAAGGGGTTCTTTCTGGCACATGCCGATGCATCCGGTCTGGAGGACCGCCACGTCGTATATGTTGCGCTTGGCAAGCTCCTCGAGGACCGCCGTCATCACCGCGCGCGCGCCGGCGGTGATGCCGCAGGTGCCCATGCCGATGATGATCTGTCTGTCGTTGAGCTTTCTCGTTTCAGTCTGTTTTTTTGATTCTGCCTTTATCTTACGAAGATCTTCAAGACTCTTGATTGCCATTTAAAGTTCCTCCCTTATTCCTAAGCGTACTTGTCCAGTATCGGACCGACCGACTCGGGCGTAAGTCTGCCGTGCGTCTCGTCGTTGACCATGAACACCGGGGCGAGGCCGCATGCGCCGATGCAGGCCACCGTCTCAAGCGTGAACTTGAGGTCGGGGGTCGTGACCTGGCCCTCTTTGAGGCCGAGCTTTTCGCGGATGGCGTTGAGAACGCCCTTCGCTCCGCGAACATGGCAGGCCGTGCCCTGACATGATCTGACGATGTTCTTTCCGCGCGGCTCAAGATGGAACTGAGCATAGAATGTCACCACGCCGAATATCTGACTGATGGGGACATCGAGCTGATTACTGATTTCGATCAGGACCTCTTTCGGCAGATAGCCGAAGATTTCCTGTGCCTGTTGAAGCACGGGAATGACGCTTCCCTTAGTGCCGCGGTATTTGCCGAGGAGCTCAGCAAGCTGCTCCCACTGCTTTTCCGACGCTTTCTCCACCATAAAACGCACCCTCCTTAAATTGTCTCCTCTTCAGGCCCTCCCGCCTGAAAAGATGAAGATGTAACCCCAATAGAAAAGTTACAGGTAATCCGCACGCCTCAAAAACGCTCGTAATGAGACACTCTATATTGGCAGACGCGCTGTGCGAGACAGCACTTGCGAAAAAGTACACAAAGCATATTTATTATAGCCCCTCTATGAGAATAACTGCAACCGAAAATCTCTTTTTTCAGACAAATTAAATTATATTTATGCTTTTTTGTCCATTTTTGTTCACGGTTTATGTCATGAAAACCCCTTGTATTTCCGAAAATTCCGTTTTTTCTTGCTGTCAAAAGCCGCAATTTTAGATTTTTTTCGCTTTGTTTAACGAATCTGCGCCAAATTCAAATATATGATCCATACGGTGAGAGTATTCTTTCTCTTTATTAAAAATCAATAAAAACGTATAATGACCTCCGAATATCAAAATGACGCCGTAGGAGGAATTTACAAATGCCGGAGGCGGTAATAAACGGTAAAAGGGTCTCCTTTGAGCCGGAAATGACGATATTGGAGGCGGCGGCGCGCGCCGGGATAACAATCCCGACGCTCTGCTACCATCCGGCGCTCGAGACATTCGGCGGCTGCCGTATCTGCCTGGTAGAGGCGAAGGGCTTTTCCAAACTCCTTCCGGCCTGCACGACCCCCATTTCGGAGGGTATGGAGATCGTCACGGAGAGCCCGCTTCTCCGCGATACGCGCCGCGTCATTGTGGAATTGATGCTGCTGCGCCATCCGTTCGAATGCCTTTACTGCCACGCGAACGGCCGCTGTGAGCTGCAAAGGCTCGTCTACAACCTCGGGACTAAAAGAGATTCCTTCCCCGGACGCGCGGACCGTTCGCCGACGCCGCATCCCGTCGACGAATCAAATCAATTTTTTATCCGCGATACCGATAAATGCGTGCTCTGCGGTCGCTGCGTGCGCGTCTGCGAGAGCCACGCGCAATACAGCGCCATCGATTTTCTGAACCGCGGCATCAAGACGATGATACAGCGCCCCGCCGATTTCGGCATCGAGTCCTGCGACTGTAAATTCTGCGGCCAGTGCGTCGCCGTCTGCCCCGTCGGGGCCCTCACCGAGAGACCGGCGCTCGGGGGCGGCCTCGCCGCCGATATAAAACGCGTAAAGACCGTCTGTCCCTACTGCGGCGTCGGCTGCTCCGTCGTCGTCGAGGTAAACCGGCAAGGCAGGGTGACAAACGTCACCACCGACCACACCGACACGGACTCTCTCAACCAGGGCAGAAGCTGCGTCAAGGGACGCTTCGGATGGGAATTCGTGAACAGCCCCGACCGCCTGACGACGCCGCTGATAAAAGAAAACGGAGAATTTCGCGCCGCCTCTTGGGATGAGGCGCTCGACGCGGTGGCGGCAGGGCTTCGGCGCAACATGGGACGCGCCGGCTTCTTCACCTCGGCCCGCTGTACGAACGAGGAAAACTATCTCATGCAGCGTTTCGCGCGCGAGGTGATGTCCACCAACAACGTCGACCACTGCGCCCACCTCTGACACTCCGCTACGGTGGCGGGTCTCGGCGAGACCCTCGGAAGCGGCGCGATGACAAACGACTACGAGTCAATCAAACATGCCGATACGATCATGGTGATCGGCTCCAACACGACAGAGGCCCATCCGGTCATCGGCGCGATGATCAAAGAACGCGTGCGCGAGGGGGCCAAGCTTATCGTCTGCGACCCGCGCCGCATCGAACTGCACCGGTACGCCGACGCGTCGGTGCGCCAGAGGAGCGGCTCCGACGTCGCGCTGGTCAACGCGATGATGCATGTCATATTAAAGGAAGGGCTTCACGACGAAACCTTCGTCAGGGAGCGTGTCGAAGGCTTCGAGGCGCTCAGGGCCGTCGTCGGCAGATATACCCCGGAATACGCCGAAGAGATAACCGGCGTGCCCGCGGAGACGATAATCAAAGCGGCGCGCCTCTACGGCGGGGCGAAAAACGCCGCCATCTTCTACACGATGGGCATCACGCAGCATATCACGGGGACAAACAACGTGCGCAGCCTCTGCAGCCTAGCGCTGCTCTGCGGCAACCTCGGACGGCCCGGTACCGGGGTAAACCCGCTGCGTGGCCAGAACAACGTGCAGGGAGCCTGCGACATGGGATGCCTTCCAGCCACGCTGCCGGGATACCTCAAGGTGAATACCGGGGCCGCTGCGGAAAAGACGCGCGCCCTTTGGGGATGCGCCCCGCCGGAAAAGGCGGGACTCACCGTCGCGGCGATGATGGAGGCGGCTGCGAAGGGCGAAATCAGGGCGCTCTTCATCATGGGTGAAAACCCCACCGTCACCGACGCCGACACCGGCCACGCCGTTCACACCCTGGAAAACTTAGACTTCCTCGTCGTGCAGGACATCTTCCTCACCGAGACGGCGCGGCTCGCGGACGTTGTGCTGCCGGCCGCCTGCTGGCCCGAAAAAGAGGGGACCTGCACCAACACGACGCGCGCCGTGCAGCTGCTGCGCAAAGCCTGCGATCCGCCAGGCGAGGCGCGCGACGACTGGCACACCTTCGTTGAACTCGCAAAGCGTTTCGGACACCAGTGGCACTTCGACAGCGCCAAAGACATCTTTGAAGAGATACGAAAGGCCAACCCCGCCTACGCGGGCATGAACTACGAACGGCTGGAAAATGGATATCTGCAATGGCCCTGCCCCGACGAAAACCACCCGGGGACGCCGATCCTGCATAAAGAAAAATTCGCGCGCGCCGGCGGCAAAGCCCTCTTTTCGCCCTGCGAATGGAGCGCGCCGCACGAATGGCCCGACGGCGAATACCCCTTTATCGCCACAACAGGGCGCAGCCTGTTCCACTACCATTCCGGAAGCATGACGAGGCGCGGCGCGCCCGGACGGCACCTTAAAGAGCTCTATATCGAAATCAACCCCGCGGACGCGAAAAACCTCACGCTGGCCGAGGGGGAGATGCTCACCGTGACCTCCAGACGCGGCTTCGTCTCGGGACGCGCGCGGATAACGGAAAAGGTGGCTCCGGGGATGGTCTTTCTGCCGTTCCACTTCGCCGAGGCCCCGGCCAACCTGCTGACGGCGGCGGTCTGGGACCCGACCTCCGAGACGCCCGGCTTCAAGGTGAGCGCCGTGAGGCTCTCGAAGGGATAGCACCGTGACCCGCGCTATTGGAGGCTCGCTCCTGCTGCTCGCCGGAGGGCTTGGCAGCCGGATGTGGGGAAAAAATAAACTATATCTCGAACTCGGCGGCGCGCCGCTGCTCGGGCAGATTCTGACGCGCCTCTCGCCGCTCTTTGACGAAACGCTGCTGCTCGCGGCGAAGGGCGGCGCGCGGGAGGCGCGGGAGAGATTTGGACCGCTGCTTGACAGGTGGAACGTCCGCATAACCGAGGACCGCGCCGAGGGGCGCGGCCCCCTTGAGGGACTCTGCCGGGGGCTCGCGGCGATGAACGGCGAGTGGGGCCTCCTGCTCGGCTGCGATATGCCGTTCGCGGACAAGGCGGTACTGCGCGGTATGGCGGCCCTCCGCGCGGAAGAGACAGACGTGGTGGCGGCGGAGATCGGCGGCTGGCTTGAGCCGCTGCACGCCTTCTACAGCCGCCGCTGCCTGCCCCGCGCCGAAGCGGCGCTCGCGCAGAGCGGACGGATAAAAGCCTTCTACCGCGAATCGCGCCTCACCATCCTGAACGAAGAGACGCTCTCACGCCTCTCTCCCGGCTACAAAAAATCTTTTACAAACCTCAACACCCCCGGCGATCTGTCGATGATCATGCGCTCATAGAGGCGGATAAAACCGCCGCCGCATTCACAAAATTTATTTTCCGTATCATATTACCCTTTCCGCGCCTCCGTCGCTGGCGGCATCATGCGGGCTGGGCTGCCAGTCCAGATCCCGCCGGGGCCGATGTCCTTTACCACCGCGCCGCCTAAACCTACGGTCGTCCAGCCGCCAATCGCCGTGTAGGGACGGACGAGCGAACCGATGCCTAGAAAGACCCCCTCCCCAAGCGTCACATTGTTGCCGGTGGCGCTCCTTGGGGCGGCGTGGCAATAATCCCCTACCTTAGTGTCGTGCCCCAGGTAACAGCCGGAATTGAGGATGCTCTGACGGCCGACCACGGTGTCCGATTCAATTATGCAGCCCGCCATGACTATCGTCCCCTCGCCGAGGCGCACGGAACTGTCGACGATGCTTCTCGGATGGACGACGGCCGGCCAGCGGACATTTTTAAACCTCCCGCAGATATCACGGCGCACGCCGTTATCGCCGACGGCAACGACCGCCATGATATCCGCGTCGTCCGGCATTTCCGCGATCTGACCGAGAATTGGCAGGCACCAGAGGCTCCTGTCCCAAAGCGCGGGGTTATCGTCATAAATCCCCGCGCACTCGAATCCGCACGCCCCGAGCGCTGAAAGGACGACCTTCGCGTGGTCGCCGGCGCCGATGAGAAAAATCCTGTTATCATTTTCTTCCATATATTTCACTCTTTTCCTTTCGTCTCCAGCCTTTAAAAACCCGCGCGGGACCGCATGCCGCTTTACCACTTTACTTCAGCCGCGGCCACCGCCTCTTCCAAGGGGCGCCAGCCTCCGCCGAGAGCTTTGAATAACTGGACGGCGTTGGTCGATATTTGCCCGCTGCTTATCGTATACTCCTCGGATAACGAGGTGAGAGAACGCTGCGCGTTGATCACGTTCGTGAAATCTACGAGGCCGTTCGCGTACTTTTCATTCGCCACCTCAAGCGCCGACTGCGCCGCCTCCATACCCCGCTTGAGAGAGGCGTTTCTCTCGTATTCCCTCATATTGGCGTATAAGGCGTCCCTCACCTCGCCAACGGCGGCGAGCACCGTCTGTTCGTAAGCGGCAAGCAGCTGTTCGGCGACCGCGCCCTGCACTTTGATATTGCTGCGTATCGCGCCGGCGTGGAATATCGGCCAGCTTATCTGCGGCAGCAGGCTGTACAGCTTCGCGGGGCCTTCAAAGAGGCCGCCCCAATTTCCCGCCTCGGTGCCTATCGAGCCGGTGAGATAGAATTTCGGCAAAAGGTCTGTCTGCGCGGACCTTTTGCGCGCCAGCTGCGCGGCCAGAAGGCGCTCCGCCTGACGGATATCGGGACGCTGGCGAATGGCATTCGCCGGTATCCCGACGTACTCCCTGTCCTCAAGCCGGGGGATGGGTTTTTTATCTGACAACTCCTCCTCAAGCGTGCCGGGAATCTCTCCCGTGAGGATGGCAAGCGCGTTTTTTGTCTGTTCCAGCGCGCTCTCCACACTGGGGATCATCGCCTTCGTCTGCTCCATCGTATATTGCGCCTGTTTCAGGGCGAGATTATCAGAGAGCCCGGAATCCGTCTTAGACTGCTGTATCTCTACGGTATCCTCCTGCAGGCGAAGGTTGTGGTTCGCTATGTCGAGCCGCTCCTGAAGGGTTCGCAGAGAAATATAATTTACCGCGACCTCCGAGGACAGGGAGACCCATGTTGAGTACAGCGCCGCGTACTGGGCCTCCAAGGTAGCCTGCTGGGCCCGGACCTTGGCCTGTTGTCCGCCGAATATATCTATCTCCCACGACGCGTCCAGTCCAAGCCGGTAGAGGTTCCCGCCGCTGCCCGTACCGCCCGCCGCCAGCGGCGTGCGGCTGCTGCTCCAGAAATTCGCGGTATCGAGCCACGGAAGGAGCGCCGCCCTGTTTATCCCGAGCGCGGCGCGGGCCTCCGTTACCCTGGCCCTGGCCGCCGCGAGGTCCCGGTTCTTCTCAAGCGACCTCTTTATAAGCGCCGTCATTACCGGGTCATCGAAAGAATCCCACCAGTCCGCAAGCTTTTCCGGCGTAAGCTCCGCAGAGATATCCGGCGACGACGCGCCGATAGGATAGATCCGCGCAAGTTCCGTCCATGCCGTATCGCCGAGGCGCATGCCGGCGGAGACCGCCGCGCCCTCCTTTTGAGCGGCCTGCGCCCCTGTCGCGGCGAGTACGGCCAGAGCCAGAGCCGCCGCGTATTTATAAAAATATCTTACCGTTACCGTCATCACGCTAACCAGCCTTTCTGACCGCCGCCCGGAAGCGGCGTTTTATCCTTTCCCGTGTTCCCTGGAATATGACATAGAGGGCGGGAATGATAAAAATACCGAGAATCGAGGCGGCGCACATCCCAAAGAACATCGTCGTGCCGACGGCCTTCCTTGAACCCGCTCCGGCCCCGGAGGCAAACAACATCGGGAGCACGCCGAGAACGCAGGTGAAGGCCGTCATCAGCACGGCGCGAAAACGCTCGCTGGCGGCTCTGGCCGCCGCTTGAATGAGCGGCAGCCGCTGTTCTTCCCGCTGTTCTTTCGCAAATTCAACGATAAGTATCGCATTCTTCGCAGCGAGGCCGATAAGCAGCAATATACCCAGCTACGCGTAGACAGAGATCGAAAGCCCCATCATCCACAGGCCGCCGAGGGCTCCGAACATCGCTACGGGCAGCGAAAGCATGACCGGAACGGGAACCGTCCAGCTCTCGTACTGGGCCACGAGAAAGAGATAGGCAAAGATAAGCGCGATAACGAGCACAATTACCATGCCGCCCTGTGAGCCCTGTTCCTGATATATCATACCGGACCATTCGTATTTATAGCCGGCCGGCATATTCTCCGTAAGCTCCGCGACCCTCGCGATACCCTGTCCCGTCGAATAGCCGGGCCTCATCACGATAGTGATGCTGGCGCTGGGATAGAGATTATAACGGTCCACTGTTCTCGGCGCGAGGATCTTTTTCAGCGTCATGAGGCTTTGTATGGGCACCTGTCCGCCGCCGGCGTTTTTCACAAATATATTGCCGATGCTGTCTATATCGCTCCGATAACCCCAGTCGGACTGAAGCATGACCTTGTTCACCTGCGTACCGATATTCACGTCGTTGATATAGGCGGAGCCAAAGTAGGTCTGGAGCGTCGAAAATATCGACGAGACCGGAACATCCATCATTTCAGCCTTTTCCCGGTTGATGTCGAGGTAAAGATGCGACGTATCCGCCGTGTAGGTGCTGAAGGCGTACAGGAACTCCGGCGCTTTGTTGAGCTCCGCGAGCAGCCCGGCCATTACCGCGGCAAGCTTCGCGGGATCGTTCTCCTGCGTCGACTGAAGCCTCATATCAAGCCCGGAGGCCATGCCGATGCCGCTGATCGCGGGAGGGGTGAAGACGCTTATCTTCGCTCCGGTGTACTTTGACGCTATCTCATTTGCTCTGGTAACGATGTAACTCTGCTGCGTCTCCTTTGTCTTACGCTGATCCCAGGGCTTAAGAGAGAGGATGAGCGAGGCGACGTTCTCTCCGTCTCCGCCAAGAAGGTTATGTCCCTCAATATTCATGACATCGGCCACCCCTGGCAGCGCGACAAAATCTTTTGCCATCGCACGCGTTATCTCCTGGGTGCGCGGCATCGTCGCGCCCTCGGGAAGCTGGAGCGTAATAAAGACGGCTCCCTGGTCCTCGTCGGGAATAAAAGAGGTCGGCATCGTGGCGGTCACCAGCCAGCAGGCCGCGGAGACCGCGGCGAGCGCGCAGAGCGACACCGCCGTACGGCGCGCGAGCCATACGGAACCCGCCACATATCCGCGCGTAGCTTTGGCGAGCGTAATATTGAACCACCGAAGCGGACCTCTTTGCGCCGGCTTCACCTGGCGCAGTAAATAGGCGCACATCGCGGGAGAGAGCGTCAGCGCGACCACAAGAGAAAAAACGACGGCGAACGAGATCGTTACGGCGAACTGTTTATATATCTGCCCCGTGATGCCGCTCATGAACCCGACGGGAACGAATATGGCGAGAAATACCAGCGTCGTTGCGACCATCGGGCCCGTGACGTCGCTCATAGCCTGGATCGTGGCCTCCCGCGTCGGGCACTGGTCGCGGTCCATGACAAAGAGGACGCGCTCGACGACGACTATCGCGTTATCGACCACTGTTCCAATAACGAGAACGAGGCCGAAGAGCGAAAGGATGTTGATGCTGTAGCCCATCGCCGCGAGACCCATGAACGTGGCGAGCAGCGATATCGGAATGGCGGCGACGGGAACGAGCGTCACCCGCCAGTCCTGGAGGAATAGATAACAGACGAGGACGACGAGAATAAACGTCAGCACCAGCGTCATAAGAATCTCTCTTATCGTCGCCTGCACATAGAGCGTCGAATCGTAGGGAAGGCTGAGCGCCATATCCTCCGGCAGCGCCTCTTCTATCTGGGCCGCCGTCTTTTTAACGCCGCTCATGACGTCGAGGGCGTTTGAACCTGCGGCCTGTGAAAGCATCATCGCCGCCGCCGGCGTGCCGTTTTGGGTGGAATTGAGGTTATAGGACTCGGAACCCAGCTCTATCCGCGCGACGTCGCGCAGCTTGACCAGTCCTCCCTGCGCCGTGGTGCGGACGATGATGTTTTCAAAATCACGGACGTCGGAAAGCCGCCCCTTCGTCTTCAGAGAATAGACAAAGGGCGTGCCCTCATTGCCCGGCGTCGCGCCGACGGAACCGATCGAGGCCTGCCTGTTCTGGCTCTGAATGGCCGCGGCCACGTCGTCGGTCGAGAGGCCGAGCGCGGCGATACGCGCGGGGTCCAGCCAGACGCGGATACTGTACTTGGAGCCGAAGACGACCACCTCTCCCATCCCGTAAACTCGCTTCATTTGATTCTTGATATTTGAATGGGCGTAGTCGTTGAGCTCAAGCTCGCTGTACGTACCGTTTGGAGAGGAGAGCGAGAGCAGCCCCAGAGTATCCGAGAACGC from Cloacibacillus sp. includes these protein-coding regions:
- a CDS encoding (2Fe-2S) ferredoxin domain-containing protein — translated: MAIKSLEDLRKIKAESKKQTETRKLNDRQIIIGMGTCGITAGARAVMTAVLEELAKRNIYDVAVLQTGCIGMCQKEPLLDIVRPGEDRVTYGPVSPTDVPRIIADHLINGVVVEDLVVAKIPNKEA
- the nuoF gene encoding NADH-quinone oxidoreductase subunit NuoF; this encodes MALVRAHVLVCTGTGCVSSGSKKVIAKLEEELKANSLDKEVKIVETGCQGFCEQGPLVIIYPEGTFYTHVQESDVPEIVSEHLIKGRIVGRLLFKEPLTAQSVPDYADIDFYKKQHRLVLKNCGHINPDSLEEYIGADGYEGLAKVLLTMTPEQVVEEMKKTGLRGRGGGGFPTGMKWGFCQKSPGPKKYIICNADEGDPGAFMDRSLLEGDPHAILEGMIIGAYAIGADEGYIYCRAEYPLAIKRLKQAIAQAEEAGLLGKNILGTDFNCTIHIKEGAGAFVCGEETALMASIEGKRGMPRPRPPFPAVKGLWEKPSNINNVETFANVPYIFRVGAEEYAKLGTEKSKGTKVFALTGKINNTGLAEVPMGITMREIIFDIGGGIIGGKKFKAIQIGGPSGGCIPEQLLDTPVDYDSLIAAGAMMGSGGLVVMDEETCMVDVAKFFLNFTQSESCGKCTPCREGTKHMLEMLEKITDGRGEDGDIEKLEKLAAFIKAGALCALGQTAPNPILSTLRYFRDEYEAHIKEKRCPAGACHHLLTYKITDACKGCSLCAKNCPVNAISGEPKQKYVIDAAKCIKCGACLTKCPFKAIVRG
- the fdhF gene encoding formate dehydrogenase subunit alpha, translated to MPEAVINGKRVSFEPEMTILEAAARAGITIPTLCYHPALETFGGCRICLVEAKGFSKLLPACTTPISEGMEIVTESPLLRDTRRVIVELMLLRHPFECLYCHANGRCELQRLVYNLGTKRDSFPGRADRSPTPHPVDESNQFFIRDTDKCVLCGRCVRVCESHAQYSAIDFLNRGIKTMIQRPADFGIESCDCKFCGQCVAVCPVGALTERPALGGGLAADIKRVKTVCPYCGVGCSVVVEVNRQGRVTNVTTDHTDTDSLNQGRSCVKGRFGWEFVNSPDRLTTPLIKENGEFRAASWDEALDAVAAGLRRNMGRAGFFTSARCTNEENYLMQRFAREVMSTNNVDHCAHLUHSATVAGLGETLGSGAMTNDYESIKHADTIMVIGSNTTEAHPVIGAMIKERVREGAKLIVCDPRRIELHRYADASVRQRSGSDVALVNAMMHVILKEGLHDETFVRERVEGFEALRAVVGRYTPEYAEEITGVPAETIIKAARLYGGAKNAAIFYTMGITQHITGTNNVRSLCSLALLCGNLGRPGTGVNPLRGQNNVQGACDMGCLPATLPGYLKVNTGAAAEKTRALWGCAPPEKAGLTVAAMMEAAAKGEIRALFIMGENPTVTDADTGHAVHTLENLDFLVVQDIFLTETARLADVVLPAACWPEKEGTCTNTTRAVQLLRKACDPPGEARDDWHTFVELAKRFGHQWHFDSAKDIFEEIRKANPAYAGMNYERLENGYLQWPCPDENHPGTPILHKEKFARAGGKALFSPCEWSAPHEWPDGEYPFIATTGRSLFHYHSGSMTRRGAPGRHLKELYIEINPADAKNLTLAEGEMLTVTSRRGFVSGRARITEKVAPGMVFLPFHFAEAPANLLTAAVWDPTSETPGFKVSAVRLSKG
- the nuoE gene encoding NADH-quinone oxidoreductase subunit NuoE produces the protein MVEKASEKQWEQLAELLGKYRGTKGSVIPVLQQAQEIFGYLPKEVLIEISNQLDVPISQIFGVVTFYAQFHLEPRGKNIVRSCQGTACHVRGAKGVLNAIREKLGLKEGQVTTPDLKFTLETVACIGACGLAPVFMVNDETHGRLTPESVGPILDKYA
- a CDS encoding NADH-dependent [FeFe] hydrogenase, group A6 → MELVKVTIDGITVEVPSDFTVIEAAAKAGIRIPQLCYHPELSKEGACRVCVVEIVGGRGLGAACVYPVADGMVVYTNTPKVRETRKAVVELLLANHPQDCLFCQKNQDCELQQTAADLGIREVPYTGATRSAEKDESNPSLVRDPNKCILCGRCIRACHERQGLDVYAFVNRGFKTIVEPAFGLGLDQVACTYCGQCAAVCPTAAICERDDTEKVFTALADPKKYTIVQTAPATRVALGEALGLPAGEVVTGKMVAVLRRLGFDKVFDTDFSADLTIMEEGHEFLDRVVNGGVLPMITSCSPGWINFIEIKYPDLLPHLSTAKSPQGMFGALAKTYWPETQGIAVEDIYSVSIMPCTAKKAECVRPQLQSNPGIPDVDTVLTTRELARMIKNAGIDFKNLPEEEYDSPLGSSTGAAAIFGVTGGVMEATLRTVYAVLNNGEDIPGIAFQPVRGMDGIKEATIEVPVNGEKVNVKLAVAHTLKNAKILMDKVRAGKADYHFIEVMACPGGCIGGGGQPQPVNAEIRAARTAALYSVDEAKALRQSHKNPDIAALYEKWLGKPLGEKAHHLLHTHYNAQPREF